The following DNA comes from Nicotiana sylvestris chromosome 10, ASM39365v2, whole genome shotgun sequence.
CGTTATGAAAGTTGCTGAAGGTGGAAAATGCGATGCGAAATGCGACCGCATAACTACAATGTGGACCGCAGAACGTGGATGCGATGAAGGCCTGGAAACTAGGGTTTGAAGATGCGATGGCCATGGCGAAAATGCAGAGCGCATGTCTATTATGCTGCAGATAAGCGGTCGCATAACTGACcggaaagggtatttttgtccgatttttgtcccgagttttgacccacgataaatagatttattggggttttgtgggggcAGCTTGTCTTGTTTTTGAGCTACATTCCAAGTctttaatattcctctcttttggaagcttttgaaggaagaatattgtactttgtaagctttatgacaTTAAATATTCTCATCCTTTAGTATTTTAGTAttgtgtagctaactttaaatactaaggttgtggaccctaaataggtattatgttaatgggtgtttaatattaaatatatgtataatcgttggttgatatatatttatttctcattctttatttattgttggtggttgcaaacattaacaagtgccattaaattctttctttacttggaaaagtgagttaggatttggtagaagtaaatatcaaagactcaaggctttaaaccttgtttaatagaatcgtttaggaataagtgggttttatttggcatatattgattgttcttaattacaactcttttatatttgaaaaaatcataaagaggaaatactacccaactattgaaaaatattgggtagtcatttgaAAATCACTTGCATAtctaaagaaccttccattagaaatatatcatattaacaccgatagcattacacttcattgaaggggatacaaccttggtttccttaatcaaattatttacattctcaacattacaattagttatttcttcaaaccaaaatcatatcatactcttgttacaattAATTGAATAGAATTGCGACTTAAGTCAAGTAACACACTactcgagtaaccttttcacgcctattccctgtgggattcgaccccaaccttgttgggttattatatttgacaccgaccacattatactatttaattaaagtgtaatttgagcgtatcaaattttggcgccgttgccggggaattcggttttgaaattactaattagtgtaTGCGTTTCTTTACGTCTTATTCTATTCCATAACactttgcttgttttgcttggtgttgataggaaaacatggccgaatatgaagaagaaatggaggcaaaaatggaagaaaatccttttgcggacatagatgagtacatcgaggatacaaatgctattgtacctccGGTTATTGGTGCTGCAACTTTCAAGgtggaacatggtttaatcctTATGCTCAAAGCGGAGGGATTTTTTAGGAATTCCACTGATGATGATCCGATACAACATCTTAGAACTTCTTGGGTATGTGTGCAATGCACAAGCAGAACAATGTCTCTGATGATGACCTAAGGTTGAGGGTGTTCAAGTACTCACTAGTTGGGGATGCAAGGAAGTGGCTTCAAAATATGACACCAAACTCCATTCATTCTTGGCCCGAACTTGTCCGAGCATTCCTAGCTAAATGGTTCCCACAAAGTAAGAAGTCTGAGCTCCGAGATAAACtcttctttttcaagcaagtaccgGGAGAGCATCTACATGAGGCGTGGGATCGATTCAAGATATATTTGGTAATGTCTCCCAACCATGGTTTTCTGGATTCAATCTTGTTGGAAAAATTCTACATGGATTTGGATCCTATGAACTAGTCATAGCCAAGAATGCAGCTGATGTATCTTTCATGGACAAATCATTCGCAAGGGTCACACAAATACTTGACAAAATGGCAAAGCATAATCAAGCATGGCACTCAGAGGACACCACGGGTGGAATTGCATATAGATCTACTTCCTTGAACACCATGATCGAGGAAAACCAAGAGAGAGATCAAGTGATTGTAGGGCTTGCCACAAATGTCAATGTGTTGACAAAGATGTTCACAAAAAGCCAAACGAAGAAAGTAAATGTGGTAAAGGATGTGCAACCCATACCAAATGAAGACTTTGAGGAGGCAaactatgtcaacaactctcaaggaggTTATCAAAGGAAACAATACCAAGGtcaaggacaacaaaatcaatggaggccTCACCCACAAGGGCAAGGCAACCAACATTGGCGAAATGACCAAAACGGCTCAAATCAAGGAAAGTGGAACAACAACTTCCCAAATCGgagttcaaacccttatgttTCTCCAAAGGGTCAATATTCAAATCAATGTTCCTCAAGTGAGTCTAAGTTGGAAGGCATGCTTACACgggtattgcaaaatcaagagaAGTGCGACACTTCTATGAGGAATATGACCGAGCTTGTTGGTTCTCATACCACAtccattcaaaaattggagatgcaaatgagagaccTCTCTAGGGAACAAAATCCGAAGCAAAAAGGGACAGTTCAGAGTGACACTATTGTGAACCCCAAGGGTAGTGGGAGTGGTCCAATTTCTCATGTCATGGCAGTTACTACTCGGAGTGAAAAGGTACTACAAGGAGAGAGTGAACAACTAGTTGAAGTTGAAGAGTCCGAACATGAAGTTGAGGTTGAAGAGCAAAGTCttgttgaagttgaaaaggttctTGAAGAGTTGAAAGTGCAAGAAGAAAACCGGGAAgaggtaaaggaaaaggtaaaagagacaccaaagactctaccacctattcctagacctcctcctccATTCGCTCAAAGACTTGCTAGGAAGGTTGATAATAGCAAAATCGAAAAGTTCTATGACATTCTCAAGCAATTATTGGTGAATAttccatttgtggaagcatttcaagagatgtcgggttttgctaaatatttgaaagacttgattaccaagaagagaaccaccaaaattaaagtggtgaatgtgactcaccggattagttccatcattgcaacaTCTACCGTTCAAAAGAAAGAATACCTGggagctttcaccattccttgtacTATTGGGGCACATGATTTTGCAAGAGCCCTTTGTGATAATGGGGCTAGCATCAACTTTATGCCTCTTTCCATTTACAAGCAAGCAGGGTTAGGTATGCCAAGGCCCACaagtatgagattgcaaatggccgatcGTTCCATAAAGAGACCGGTaggaattgttgatgatgtgcttgttaaAGTGGAAAAGTTTCATTTACCCGCCGATTTCGTAATCCTTGATTGTGCGgttgacaaagagatccctatcGTTTTGGGGAGACCATTCCTAGCCATAGCAAGAGAACTAATGTATTCGAAACGGAATGAGATCAAATTTCGTGTGAATGATGAAGAGGTCACATTCCAAGCAAGCAAGGGTATGAAACTACTACATGAATATGATAGCATctcggtgattgatgttgttgatgaAGTGGAAGATGCGGTTGAAATAaagatggaagaacaatgcctTGGTGAGGCGTTGGCGGCTATTTTGGTGAACTTTGATGGTGAAGATATGGAAGGATATATGGAATCGGTAAATGCACTGGAGGGGCTTGGGTCCTACACTTATGCTCCGGCAAAGATCTCTCTCAACTTGGAGAATTGAGCCACTTCTCCCGCAAAGCCTTCTTTTATTTAGCCACCACAACTAGAGCTCAAACCACTTCCACcacacttgaggtataaatttcttggctcaaaTGATACTTTACAGGTAATAGTTTCTTCTTTGTTAAATGGTGTGCAGGTAGAACAATTGTTGGAAGTCTTGAAAGAGCATAGGCAAGCTATTGAATGGACAATTGCGGACATCCGAGGGATTCCCGCCAGAATTTGCGAACACAAGATCCAATTGGAGAGTGAGACAaaaccaagtgtggaacatcaacGACGGTTGAACCCGTCCATGAAAGaggtgtcgcgcccctttttctcccGAAATGGGttttatgacatttggtatgagacaactcgttccttttgggaactgggtttgcatttgatgagtcgccacctaatgatttagggtgcattaggacacctatagggttcaattctaagttatttgaacaactagagatagggtaagggcttgaaattatcctaaggggaaggttttaggcacccctcaggattcaCTACTGTGGTTCTCGGCTAGACAGTTGATTGTGAATTTGTgaaatttagcaaatagacaagtattggctcaaatattaggggatgtaaatttaaacacataagagaaagaacaattaaaggagGTTTTTGAAATgaagtttgcaaataaagggaaaggggtcctaggttgatatttaatatggatcacatcaatgtgatacccggtatgacacttatcaaaagaggggatacacgtggtattagcgcaccggtcatcatatccatatctacccttcccgccccgttatggtattaaagtgcggattggtctcgatcgctattgcatgctattacccgtcctattcctatcagtcccggaggagtttaggactactattcctaaaggggagggatattaggctgattttggtttcaaaaggtaaaaatctaaggcgacatacaaaacatataatacTGCATGTTGGGGAAAGCATGTAAAAATATAAAGGCTCATgcatacctcctcaaacaaaacacataaatagcatgacttgcacatacttttaagGTATGAATAAAATAATAAAGACGAGGGGAGTTAATTATTGAAGaagattagtttattacataacttagataagaagtctgaatcaggcatgcctgctggttgtagcaattaacaaaagCGGATTCAATTTTTTATTGGTAtcatcacctaaggcttgccgaAGCGTTTGGGTgaaatgatatctattactgattcagaaAGTGGAAAAATAGTAACAGTTTTAAAACAAACgattgagatcctatagacatgctttctaaacctCGTTAGATAAAGAAGGAAGGTTGTTTAAAAGTGGTTCAGAATAGACTGAATTTTAAATTGTTTGCAGATCCTATCGGCAGGATGTCTAATATTGCTAATTTTAtttctatagacatgatttctaaaagGGGTATTGATTCTTCACCTTATGAACACGATATCTGATTTTAACCATTTAGATCctaggaacatgatatctaaatgtgaccataatatgcagaatttaagcaagtcctataggcatactcTCTAGATGCAGAACATGCAGAAATTTAATGAAAGCAggtcctataaacatggtatctaacgtGTAGAATTACAAATGCATAGAATTACAAATGCATAATATAAACAAAcggatcctatatgcatgatttctaatatgcaGAACTCACAACATGTAGAATTTAAatagcagatcctataggcatgatttctacccttaagcatgcataattacccaacccttttcactagccaaccccaatgtttattacaaattattacagactggataatgaattacatcagaaaagtacaaaagaaaagttacaactagagaaagcctgattcttgacttcatctcagagttatgaaataaaccacctcaaattccattgattcaaagcctttcttagacctgggtgtgtcagagttccctaagggtttCAAAAGATCCCGGGcggtgcttacacccaggtttatGGAACCATATtgggatgagtgcagtgtggaagtgacagcccttatgtgtccaagttcagagggagctcatgggtcccaaggcaaggctcacacaagaggggcagaacctaagtctaagaagatagtgaaagtgcaggaacAGAGTCTTAAAACTGAGGGGATAAAGAAGAGGGTAAAGGGTGATAGGGAGACAGTAATTAGTAACACGCGGAGTTAATAACTTCATACAAAAGGGGGTCAGGGGTTGgaaatccattgcaaggagcccaTGTACTTAGGCATGGATCAGCTTTGGGCATGCACAGCAGTAGAAGGTGCTGACATGCCTTTAAACCAATCAGAACACACAATATCTAGAGaagacatggaggttatgatcccagggggATCAGATTTGGGCCATGCACAACAATGtccaatgttgtcatgccccaaaccaaccacagATACTAAAGACATTGGGGATGAGGATTTAAGATTCACAAGTCATAATAAGTAATGGACAGAAGCATTAACTCAGAACAGGAAGGGGCAGA
Coding sequences within:
- the LOC138879783 gene encoding uncharacterized protein, yielding MAKHNQAWHSEDTTGGIAYRSTSLNTMIEENQERDQVIVGLATNVNVLTKMFTKSQTKKVNVVKDVQPIPNEDFEEANYVNNSQGGYQRKQYQGQGQQNQWRPHPQGQGNQHWRNDQNGSNQGKWNNNFPNRSSNPYVSPKGQYSNQCSSSESKLEGMLTRVLQNQEKCDTSMRNMTELVGSHTTSIQKLEMQMRDLSREQNPKQKGTVQSDTIVNPKGSGSGPISHVMAVTTRSEKVLQGESEQLVEVEESEHEVEVEEQSLVEVEKVLEELKVQEENREEVKEKVKETPKTLPPIPRPPPPFAQRLARKVDNSKIEKFYDILKQLLVNIPFVEAFQEMSGFAKYLKDLITKKRTTKIKVVNVTHRISSIIATSTVQKKEYLGAFTIPCTIGAHDFARALCDNGASINFMPLSIYKQAGLGMPRPTSMRLQMADRSIKRPVGIVDDVLVKVEKFHLPADFVILDCAVDKEIPIVLGRPFLAIARELMYSKRNEIKFRVNDEEVTFQASKGMKLLHEYDSISVIDVVDEVEDAVEIKMEEQCLGEALAAILVNFDGEDMEGYMESVNALEGLGSYTYAPAKISLNLEN